One segment of Amycolatopsis alba DSM 44262 DNA contains the following:
- a CDS encoding pyridoxamine 5'-phosphate oxidase family protein: MATWRQFSEEAPALAGKIKERFTAAKSHVLATVRRDGSPRVSGSEVDFREQDLLIGSMINAMKAKDLQRDGRFAIHAASAIDEGGADAKVSGKAVEITDPAEIARLQGDDGEAHVFRLDLTEVVLTWVEGNTIYFDFWKEGQGSKRLARPDNGPVVEVALGG, translated from the coding sequence ATGGCGACGTGGCGGCAGTTCAGTGAAGAGGCACCCGCGCTGGCGGGGAAGATCAAGGAGCGGTTCACCGCGGCGAAGTCGCATGTGCTGGCGACGGTCCGGCGGGACGGCTCGCCCCGTGTCAGTGGCAGTGAGGTCGATTTCCGTGAACAGGACCTGCTGATCGGTTCGATGATCAACGCGATGAAGGCGAAAGACCTGCAACGTGACGGCAGATTCGCGATCCACGCCGCCTCGGCGATCGACGAGGGCGGCGCGGACGCGAAGGTGTCGGGAAAGGCCGTCGAGATCACAGATCCGGCGGAGATCGCCCGCCTGCAGGGCGACGACGGGGAGGCTCACGTCTTCCGGCTCGACCTCACCGAGGTGGTGCTGACCTGGGTCGAGGGCAACACGATCTATTTCGACTTCTGGAAGGAGGGGCAGGGGAGCAAACGGCTCGCGAGACCGGACAACGGTCCGGTGGTCGAGGTCGCCTTGGGTGGGTGA
- a CDS encoding SCO6745 family protein encodes MGDVTSLQRRLWEAVEPLHAVVYFAPETAAAAKAVGLPSWWMGYFAGRVAPLGPLPEPPVTAMLFGFAPRMVARSLPDAWKYAQPAVVLQSRMEAVEAALKRILPEEAPFGELADLLEQAVTGCDHAARPLAAAWSTVTRPASPIGRIWLAATVLREHRGDGHVLSAVAAGLRGLDTTLTHIGSGAVTREVVQINRGWSDDDWDESVARLTERGILDGDLTLTDAGIVLRQRIEDDTDRLATGPLEALGEDGVAEIRRIAVSVSRRIFDAGAIPLPNPMGAPRP; translated from the coding sequence ATGGGGGACGTGACGTCACTTCAGCGCCGCCTCTGGGAGGCGGTCGAGCCACTGCACGCCGTCGTCTACTTCGCGCCGGAAACGGCGGCCGCGGCGAAGGCGGTGGGCCTGCCGAGCTGGTGGATGGGGTATTTCGCCGGACGGGTCGCGCCGCTCGGGCCGCTGCCGGAACCACCGGTGACCGCGATGCTCTTCGGATTCGCCCCGCGGATGGTCGCGCGATCCCTGCCCGATGCGTGGAAATACGCCCAGCCCGCCGTCGTGCTCCAGAGCCGGATGGAGGCCGTCGAGGCGGCTCTGAAGCGGATCCTGCCCGAGGAAGCACCTTTCGGCGAGCTGGCCGACCTGCTCGAACAGGCCGTCACCGGTTGCGATCACGCGGCCAGGCCCCTCGCCGCCGCCTGGTCCACGGTCACCCGGCCCGCCTCGCCGATCGGCCGGATCTGGCTCGCGGCGACGGTGCTGCGCGAGCATCGCGGGGACGGGCACGTCCTCTCCGCCGTCGCCGCCGGGCTGCGCGGGCTCGACACGACGCTGACCCACATCGGCAGCGGGGCGGTGACGCGCGAGGTCGTCCAGATCAACCGCGGCTGGTCCGACGATGACTGGGACGAGAGCGTCGCACGGCTGACCGAACGGGGCATCCTCGACGGCGACCTGACCCTCACCGACGCGGGAATCGTTCTGCGCCAACGGATCGAGGACGACACCGATCGTCTCGCCACCGGCCCCCTCGAAGCACTCGGCGAGGACGGCGTCGCCGAGATCCGGCGGATCGCCGTCTCGGTGAGCCGCCGGATCTTCGACGCCGGGGCGATCCCGCTGCCGAATCCGATGGGTGCACCACGCCCCTGA